The following proteins are encoded in a genomic region of Glycine max cultivar Williams 82 chromosome 18, Glycine_max_v4.0, whole genome shotgun sequence:
- the LOC100819969 gene encoding casein kinase 1-like protein HD16, which produces MPELRSGPRRRRAPVARKSSEPPSPAGRYVKTRAAVAREAAAVERPRTRLAAKKEENPLIIISDHTKKDDAAAMADESGGLSANKGVAQEDDTNAAPFPERVQVGGSPVYKVERKLGKGGFGQVFVGRRVTGGNDRTTGAGATEVALKFEHRNSKGCNYGPPYEWQVYNTLGGSHGIPKVHYKGRQGEYYVMVMDMLGPSLWDVWNSSSQAMTAEMVACIAVESLSILEKMHARGYVHGDVKPENFLLGQPSTPQEKKLFLVDLGLATKWRDTSSGQHVEYDQRPDMFRGTVRYASVHAHLGRTASRRDDLESLAYTLIFLHKGRLPWQGYQGDNKSFLVCKKKMGTSPEMLCCFCPAPFRQFLEIVVNMKFDEEPNYSRLISLFDGMLGPNPALRPINTEGAQKVGQKRGRLNIEEEDDSQPKKKVRLGVPATQWISVYNARLPMKQRYHYNVADARLAQHVERGIADGLLISCVASCSNLWALIMDAGTGFSSQVYKLSPFFLHKEWIMEQWEKNYYITSIAGANNGSSLVVMSKGTQYTQQSYKVSDSFPFKWINKKWREGFHVTSMATAGSRWGVVMSRNAGFSDQVVELDFLYPSEGIHRRWDNGYRITATAATWDQSALILSIPRRRPGDETQETLRTSQFPSTHVKEKWSKNLYLACLCYGRTVC; this is translated from the exons ATGCCGGAGCTTCGTAGTGGACCGCGACGACGTCGTGCTCCGGTTGCTCGTAAAAGCTCCGAACCACCGTCTCCGGCCGGGAGATACGTCAAGACTCGCGCTGCAGTCGCCAGAGAGGCAGCGGCGGTGGAGAGGCCAAGAACTCGTTTGGCGGCCAAAAAAGAGGAGAATCCCCTTATAATAATATCCGATCACACTAAGAAAGACGACGCTGCCGCCATGGCCGACGAGAGTGGTGGCTTGAGTGCAAACAAGGGCGTTGCTCAAGAAGATGACACCAACGCAGCTCCTTTTCCGGAGAGg GTTCAAGTAGGAGGATCACCTGTCTACAAAGTAGAGAGGAAACTGGGCAAAGGTGGCTTTGGACAGGTTTTTGTTGGCCGTCGAGTCACTGGTGGTAACGATCGGACCACTGGTGCTGGTGCCACTGAG GTGGCATTGAAATTTGAGCATAGGAACAGCAAAGGCTGTAATTATGGCCCTCCTTACGAGTGGCAAGTATACAA cACCCTTGGTGGCAGCCATGGAATACCTAAAGTACACTACAAAGGAAGACAAGGGGAATATTATGTGATG GTTATGGACATGCTTGGTCCAAGCTTGTGGGATGTTTGGAATTCCTCAAGCCAGGC TATGACTGCGGAAATGGTTGCATGTATAGCAGTCGAGTCCCTATCGATCCTGGAGAAGATGCATGCAAGAGG CTATGTGCATGGAGATgtaaaaccagaaaactttttaCTAGGTCAACCTTCTACACcacaagaaaagaaattatttcTTGTAGACCTTGGATTAG CAACAAAGTGGAGAGACACCTCCAGTGGGCAGCATGTTGAATATGATCAACGCCCTGATATGTTTAG AGGGACTGTTCGATATGCCAGTGTTCATGCTCATTTGGGAAGAACTGCTAGTAGAAGGGATGATCTTGAATCTCTTGCATATACACTCATCTTCCTTCATAAAGGCAGGTTACCTTGGCAAGGTTATCAG GGTGATAACAAATCCTTCCTTGTTTGCAAAAAGAAGATGGGAACATCTCCTGAGATGCTATGCTGTTTTTGCCCTGCTCCTTTTAGGCAGTTCCTTGAGATTGTAGTAAACATGAAGTTTGATGAAGAACCTAACTATTCCAGGCTAATATCTTTGTTTGATGGTATGCTTGGACCGAATCCTGCATTGAGGCCAATTAACACTGAAGGTGCTCAAAAG GTTGGGCAGAAGAGGGGTAGATTGAATATTGAGGAAGAGGATGATTCACAGCCCAAAAAGAAGGTTCGTTTGGGGGTTCCTGCTACACAATGGATTTCAGTTTACAATGCAAGACTGCCAATGAAGCAAAG GTATCATTACAATGTAGCGGATGCAAGATTAGCGCAACATGTGGAGAGAGGGATTGCAGATGGCCTTCTAATTAGTTGTGTGGCTTCTTGTTCCAATCTCTGGGCCCTTATTATGGATGCTGGAACTGGCTTTTCAAGTCAAGTTTATAAGTTGTCACCATTTTTCTTACACAAG GAATGGATCATGGAACAGTGGGAAAAGAACTATTACATTACTTCTATTGCAGGGGCTAATAATGGGAGCTCTCTTGTGGTGATGTCAAAag GCACACAGTATACACAACAATCATACAAAGTAAGTGACTCATTCCCATTCAAATGGATAAACAAGAAGTGGAGAGAAGGTTTTCATGTGACCTCAATGGCCACTGCTGGAAGTCGTTGGGGTGTTGTTATGTCGCGAAATGCCGGATTCAGTGATCAG GTTGTTGAACTTGATTTTCTCTATCCTAGTGAGGGAATCCACAGGCGATGGGATAATGGTTATAGGATTACAGCAACTGCTGCTACATGGGATCAATCTGCTCTTATACTGAGCATTCCTAGGCGCAGGCCCGGAGATGAAACCCAGGAAACTCTGCGTACATCTCAATTTCCAAGCACACATGTTAAG GAAAAATGGTCAAAAAACCTTTACCTTGCTTGTTTGTGCTATGGGCGCACAGTATGCTGA
- the LOC100776672 gene encoding probable methyltransferase PMT19 produces MKNTTACLKIFSTLILLASLFYIIIAPSFYTSPRIHQNLHLQSQHHFDFCPSNYTNHCPCQDPIRQRRFPKAKMFRKERHCPQSTTERLRCLIPIPPGYQTPFPWPKSKDTAWFSNVPFPKLVEYKKSQNWVRLEGDHFVFPGGGTSFPEGVKAYVNALKRLLPVPLESGDVRTVLDVGCGVASFGASLMDYGILTMSLAPSDEHQSQVQFALERGLPAILGVLSIHRLTFPSRSFDMVHCSRCLVPWTDYDGLYLREIDRILRPGGFWVLSGPPINWRVNYKAWETEPHELKKEQNTLEDLAMQLCWEKVAERDQIAVWQKHIDHISCMQKLKTRRSPKFCNSSESDPDAGWYTKMTACIFPLPDVKDVHEVSGGVLEKWPMRLETVPPRVRNENDDGFTLKTYIEDNQTWKRRVSNYGVLLKSLSSGKYRNVMDMNAGFGGFAAAIVKYPVWVMNVVPFDVKSNNLGIIYERGLIGTYMDWCEPFSTYPRTYDLIHASGVFSMYMDKCDITDILLEMHRILRPKGAVIVRDHGDVILKVKEITDRIRWKGIVVAGDQDGPFHPEMIMVINNDD; encoded by the exons ATGAAGAACACCACTGCTTGTCTCAAAATCTTCTCCACCCTTATTCTCTTAGCCTCTCTCTTCTACATCATCATTGCTCCCTCCTTCTACACTTCACCTCGTATCCATCAAAACTTGCATTTGCAATCCCAACACCACTTTGACTTCTGCCCAAGCAACTACACCAACCACTGTCCATGTCAAGACCCCATAAGGCAGAGACGCTTCCCCAAAGCCAAAATGTTCCGCAAAGAGCGTCATTGCCCTCAAAGCACCACTGAAAGGTTGAGGTGCCTCATTCCAATCCCACCTGGGTACCAAACCCCGTTTCCTTGGCCTAAGAGTAAGGACACTGCTTGGTTCAGTAACGTGCCTTTTCCCAAGCTTGTGGAGTATAAGAAGTCACAGAATTGGGTTAGGTTGGAAGGTGACCACTTTGTGTTCCCTGGAGGTGGCACTTCGTTTCCTGAAGGGGTCAAGGCTTATGTTAATGCTCTAAAACGTCTTCTTCCGGTGCCTTTGGAATCTGGGGACGTCAGAACAGTGCTTGATGTTGGTTGTGGG GTTGCAAGCTTTGGAGCTTCTCTGATGGACTATGGTATCTTGACAATGTCACTGGCGCCTAGTGATGAACATCAATCTCAAGTACAGTTTGCCCTAGAAAGAGGACTCCCAGCAATATTAGGTGTACTAAGCATTCACAGGCTAACATTCCCTTCAAGATCATTTGATATGGTTCATTGCTCTAGATGCCTTGTCCCATGGACTGATTATG ATGGGCTATACCTGAGAGAGATTGACCGGATTTTACGTCCTGGAGGATTTTGGGTACTGTCTGGGCCACCCATAAATTGGAGGGTAAACTACAAAGCGTGGGAAACAGAGCCTCATGAGTTAAAAAAGGAGCAAAATACCTTAGAAGACCTTGCAATGCAACTGTGCTGGGAAAAAGTTGCTGAGAGAGACCAGATTGCTGTCTGGCAAAAACACATAGATCATATCAGCTGCATGCAAAAGTTGAAGACTAGGAGATCCCCCAAGTTCTGTAACTCATCTGAGTCTGACCCTGATGCTGGATG GTATACCAAAATGACTGCATGCATTTTTCCTCTTCCAGACGTGAAAGATGTACATGAAGTATCTGGTGGTGTTCTTGAGAAATGGCCTATGAGGTTGGAAACTGTTCCACCAAGGGTCAGAAATGAAAATGATGATGGCTTCACTCTCAAAACATATATTGAAGATAATCAGACATGGAAAAGGAGAGTGTCCAATTATGGGGTCCTTCTTAAATCCCTCTCTTCTGGAAAATATCGAAATGTTATGGATATGAATGCTGGCTTTGGTGGATTTGCCGCTGCAATAGTGAAATATCCTGTTTGGGTTATGAATGTTGTTCCCTTTGATGTAAAAAGCAACAATCTTGGCATTATCTACGAACGAGGCCTTATAGGAACTTACATGGATTG GTGTGAGCCCTTTTCGACATACCCACGAACATATGACTTGATACATGCTAGTGGTGTATTCAGTATGTATATGGACAA GTGTGATATTACTGATATTCTTCTGGAGATGCATCGCATTCTTCGTCCCAAAGGAGCTGTTATCGTTAGAGATCACGGAGATGTAATtcttaaagtaaaagaaataacTGATAGAATAAGATGGAAAGGAATTGTAGTGGCTGGTGACCAGGATGGACCTTTTCATCCAGAAATGATTATGGTTATAAACAATGACGACTAA